AGAGTCACACTCGTCCACCACCTTAGCATACACAGACTTGCCATTGCCGGTGATTTTGATGCGGTGGCCACAGCGTGCCATGTTCTCAAACCAGCCGGTGGAGAGCGCAACAACCAGCTCCTTGTCACTGTGGTAGGAGTTGTCACACTCTGATGGACCACCaccatccttgcccttctcgaagCTGTTGAGCGTTAGGACGGCCTTGGTGGTCGCGGTGACTGGCGGCGAGCAGTGGTACTGTGGGTACCTCTTACCGTCCTCACAGCAGTCCGGATCATTGCTCCTCTCGCAGTTGCCGGACTTGCCAGGGAGATAGCCACTGGCGCGGCAGACGCCAAGACTGGGGCGAAGGGAGGAGGCAATGTGGGACGTGGAGAGCACGACCAGGAGGAAGATGACCATGGTGGCTAGAGCTCTGATGGTGGCCATTTTAGCTTCTCTTCTCCCTCTGCCACTGACTCCTGATGTGTTTGGCTTTGTTGCTTGACTGCCTTTGCAGTTGCTGTGTGTGTGCATCCGCTTATGTAGTTGCGTTGCTGCTAGGTATGATAAGTTGTTTCCTACGGCCATTCGTTGGTGTGTTCAAATTAACTAATGAATTCTGGacgtgttttttttttgaaacaacgaATGAATTCTGGACGTGTTAACGTACCGTACGGTCTCAAATGTGCCTCTGGTTGCTGTTCCAAATGGTTA
This Lolium perenne isolate Kyuss_39 chromosome 1, Kyuss_2.0, whole genome shotgun sequence DNA region includes the following protein-coding sequences:
- the LOC127333236 gene encoding putative ripening-related protein 5, which translates into the protein MATIRALATMVIFLLVVLSTSHIASSLRPSLGVCRASGYLPGKSGNCERSNDPDCCEDGKRYPQYHCSPPVTATTKAVLTLNSFEKGKDGGGPSECDNSYHSDKELVVALSTGWFENMARCGHRIKITGNGKSVYAKVVDECDSVYGCDDEHNYEPPCANNIVDASPAVWNALGLDQNVGMEDITWSQD